Proteins from one Mycobacterium adipatum genomic window:
- a CDS encoding crotonase/enoyl-CoA hydratase family protein, producing the protein MTATYAVDEAVATITLDDGKVNALSPAMQAAINAALDQAETDIAAGTVKVVVIAGNDRVFSGGFDLSVFASGDADAGHAMLSGGFELAIRALTFPAPVVMAATGPAIAMGSFLLLSGDHRVGSERSRCQANEVAIGMTLPIAALEIMRARLTAPAYSRAVSVAAVFAGDAAIAGGWLDEIVEREAVLTRAQAVAAEYAATLHLKAHVASKLKARSSAIAAIQAGIDGLAAEFKMSLS; encoded by the coding sequence ATGACCGCCACCTACGCCGTTGACGAGGCCGTTGCGACCATCACGCTCGACGATGGCAAGGTCAATGCGCTCTCCCCGGCCATGCAGGCCGCCATCAACGCCGCGCTGGATCAGGCCGAGACCGACATCGCGGCCGGCACCGTCAAGGTCGTCGTGATCGCCGGGAACGATCGAGTGTTCAGCGGTGGATTCGACCTCAGCGTGTTCGCCTCCGGTGACGCCGACGCCGGCCACGCGATGCTCTCCGGCGGTTTCGAACTGGCGATCCGGGCGTTGACGTTCCCGGCACCGGTGGTGATGGCCGCGACCGGGCCGGCCATCGCGATGGGCTCTTTTCTGCTGCTGAGCGGTGACCATCGGGTGGGCTCGGAGCGGTCACGCTGCCAGGCCAACGAGGTCGCGATCGGCATGACGTTGCCGATCGCCGCGCTGGAGATCATGCGGGCGCGGCTGACCGCGCCGGCCTACTCACGCGCGGTGTCGGTGGCCGCGGTGTTCGCCGGGGACGCGGCGATCGCGGGCGGCTGGCTCGACGAGATCGTGGAGCGCGAGGCGGTGCTGACGCGCGCCCAGGCGGTGGCCGCGGAGTATGCCGCGACGTTGCACCTGAAGGCCCATGTGGCCAGCAAGCTCAAGGCCCGCTCGTCGGCCATCGCGGCGATTCAGGCCGGGATCGACGGGCTGGCGGCCGAATTCAAGATGTCGCTGAGCTGA